The following coding sequences are from one Musa acuminata AAA Group cultivar baxijiao chromosome BXJ1-6, Cavendish_Baxijiao_AAA, whole genome shotgun sequence window:
- the LOC103987416 gene encoding uncharacterized protein LOC103987416 has product MQRQRAMSWRIVGKAAQALAAHALLFCFTLFLALKIDGRTSYSWWIIFVPLWLFHAVVARGRFSLPAPSLPHDRHWAPCHAVVATPLLIAFELLLCIYLYSTSVNGEHAVNLKIVFLPLLAFEIIILVDNFRMCRALMPGDEESMSDEAIWETLPHFWVAISMVFLMAATIFTLLKLCGDVDALGWWDLFINFGIAECFAFLVCTKWSNPMIHRRPYHEEPCSSSTMIRYRDWNSSLLLSSMEDHDQDRLCSLQDIGGHIMKVPLVVFQVLLCMHLEGTPPGARHIPILALFLPLFLLQGAGVLYAVSRLVEKLVLLVHNGTVDSRYLRISSRAHDFFAFLHHGSRLLGWWSIDEGSKEEQARLFHAEATGYNTFVGYPPEVVKKMAKKDLAEEVWRLQAALGEQSEITKYSQQEYERLQNEKVLCRICYEAEICVVLLPCRHRILCKSCSERCKKCPICRVPIEERMPVYDV; this is encoded by the exons ATGCAGCGGCAAAGGGCGATGTCGTGGAGGATAGTGGGGAAGGCGGCGCAGGCGCTGGCTGCGCACGCCCTCCTCTTCTGCTTCACCCTCTTCCTCGCCCTCAAGATCGACGGCCGCACGTCCTACTCTTGGTG GATAATATTTGTCCCTCTTTGGCTATTTCATGCTGTTGTAGCACGAGGGAGATTCTCCTTACCTGCTCCGTCATTGCCTCATGATCGTCAT TGGGCACCCTGTCATGCTGTTGTGGCAACACCTTTGCTAATTGCCTTTGAACTGCTCCTTTGTATATACCTTTATAGCACAAGTG TTAATGGTGAACATGCTGTCAACTTGAAGATTGTTTTTCTTCCCCTTTTGGCCTTTGAGATAATCATCCTTGTGGACAATTTCAG aatGTGTAGAGCTTTAATGCCAGGAGATGAAGAAAGCATGAGTGATGAAGCTATATGGGAAACGCTTCCT CACTTCTGGGTTGCGATCTCAATGGTGTTTCTCATGGCTGCTACAATATTCACCCTTCTTAAGCTATGCG GTGATGTTGATGCTCTTGGATGGTGGGATCTGTTCATAAATTTTGG GATTGCGGAGTGTTTTGCTTTTCTTGTTTGTACTAAGTGGTCTAATCCAATGATCCATAGACGGCCTTATCATGAAGAACCTTGTTCATCCTCCACTATGATTAGATACCGTGATTGGAACAGTAGCCTTCTGCTCTCTTCTATGGAGGACCATGATCAGGATAGGCTTTGCTCTCTGCAAGACATAGGAGGCCATATAATGAAAGTTCCTCTAGTAGTTTTCCAGGTTCTGCTATGTATGCATTTGGAG GGAACACCACCTGGTGCTCGACATATTCCAATTTTAGCACTTTTCTTGCCATTATTTCTATTGCAAGGTGCTGGTGTCTTATATGCTGTTTCAAGACTGGTGGAGAAGCTTGTTCTTTTAGTACATAATGGTACAGTTGATAGTAGATATCTCAGAATTTCATCCAGAGCTCATGATTTCTTTGCGTTCCTACATCATGGTTCAAG ATTACTGGGTTGGTGGTCAATTGACGAGGGAAGCAAAGAAGAGCAAGCTCGCTTGTTTCATGCTGAAGCCACTGG GTATAACACCTTTGTTGGGTATCCACCTGAGGTTGTGAAAAAAATGGCAAAGAAGGATCTTGCTGAGGAG GTTTGGAGACTGCAAGCAGCTTTGGGAGAACAATCTGAAATAACAAAGTATAGCCAGCAAGAATACGAAAGGCTTCAGAAT GAGAAGGTGCTCTGTAGGATTTGCTACGAGGCAGAAATATGTGTGGTTCTTCTTCCATGTCGGCACCGGATCCTTTGCAA GTCCTGCTCAGAGAGGTGCAAGAAGTGCCCAATATGTCGCGTCCCCATCGAGGAGCGGATGCCTGTATATGATGTTTAA